A window of the Glaciimonas sp. CA11.2 genome harbors these coding sequences:
- a CDS encoding DHA2 family efflux MFS transporter permease subunit, whose product MTSDKKSTLAWMGFIGSIIAVLMSIMDIQITNAAIGTIQTALKFPLEKGSWLSSSYLMAEIVTLPLSGLLLKALGTKRYAFIFCVMFMVSSILCAQAWSFSSLIIFRALQGAAGGALMAFAYNLIIIKLPAHEHSKANTLFGATVALAPTLGPMIAGVMTEAFGWQSLFYINLPIGLLALCLMMVGLRHDIHLPSVKGRIDFMGLITIVVGLGCLQYVLEEGRSHSWFASTPISMLFVTAMSALTLFVVNELRTKDPLVNLLLLKNRQLFISCMANLLAGAALFGCYFLIPYFLITLKSYSPIQISHIIIFGGIAQLAALMCMPIILKKINIYVLIATGSFLFALSSITWSVASTNFHYEWIIGAQILRGLGGTLMLTPLGILATTSIKKADAASASILFNVSRTLGGALGVAVLTTLVSYLQIHYYAVLIRTYADVPGVSLSSLAYQSYQSAFQDTFQLICIVLLITSCIFVALRIKDLVNR is encoded by the coding sequence GCTGATGAGCATCATGGACATTCAGATTACGAATGCAGCCATTGGTACGATTCAAACGGCGCTGAAGTTCCCGCTGGAAAAAGGCTCATGGTTATCGTCGTCTTATTTGATGGCTGAGATCGTGACCTTGCCTCTGTCTGGGCTGCTGCTTAAGGCGTTGGGAACAAAACGTTACGCTTTTATTTTTTGCGTCATGTTTATGGTCAGTTCCATTCTGTGCGCCCAAGCGTGGAGTTTTTCAAGTCTGATTATTTTTCGCGCACTTCAGGGGGCGGCGGGCGGTGCGCTGATGGCGTTTGCCTATAATTTGATTATCATCAAATTGCCAGCGCACGAGCACTCCAAAGCGAACACGCTATTTGGTGCTACCGTGGCGTTGGCGCCCACACTTGGCCCCATGATTGCAGGCGTGATGACCGAGGCTTTTGGATGGCAGTCGCTGTTTTATATAAATCTTCCCATCGGCCTGCTTGCACTTTGTCTGATGATGGTCGGATTACGGCACGATATTCATCTGCCTTCCGTAAAGGGTCGGATCGATTTTATGGGGCTAATAACTATCGTGGTCGGGTTAGGTTGTCTTCAATACGTTCTCGAAGAAGGGCGCAGTCATAGCTGGTTTGCATCCACACCCATTTCTATGCTGTTCGTAACGGCAATGTCCGCATTAACCCTTTTCGTGGTGAATGAGTTGCGTACGAAAGATCCGTTGGTGAATCTCTTGCTTTTAAAAAATCGTCAGTTATTCATTAGTTGCATGGCGAATCTGCTGGCGGGAGCGGCGTTATTTGGTTGTTATTTTTTAATTCCTTACTTCCTCATCACGCTGAAATCTTATTCGCCTATCCAGATCAGTCATATTATTATATTCGGAGGAATCGCACAGCTGGCGGCACTGATGTGTATGCCCATTATTTTGAAGAAAATCAATATTTATGTGTTGATAGCTACAGGCAGTTTTCTCTTTGCACTCAGCTCCATCACCTGGAGTGTCGCATCCACCAATTTTCATTATGAGTGGATCATCGGAGCGCAAATATTACGAGGCTTGGGCGGGACACTCATGTTGACGCCTTTAGGAATATTGGCAACAACCTCGATAAAAAAGGCCGATGCTGCATCCGCATCGATTTTATTTAATGTATCGCGGACACTTGGCGGCGCGTTAGGAGTTGCCGTATTAACCACGCTAGTCAGTTATCTGCAAATACACTATTACGCTGTTTTGATCCGTACTTATGCAGACGTCCCGGGGGTTTCACTGTCCTCACTGGCCTATCAAAGTTATCAATCTGCGTTTCAAGATACATTTCAACTGATATGTATCGTACTTCTGATCACTTCTTGCATATTTGTCGCTCTACGCATCAAGGATCTCGTCAATCGATGA
- a CDS encoding EAL domain-containing protein: protein MNRKQVMIFATLLALAGVAGALALTFFVSWNLAVSAEEERLQLFSQLALDRSTMTFTSAAKALHKFEHLSVKPCSEDHIRHMRLVTVTTQNIEDIGYIPNGLLECTAGGPAPNHIKQYPVDFTLPDGVAVSVGVTPEFGGDQTMTSLYYKSHMVLIASGRFADVILEPDVQLAVLTSAGKLLGTLHDPDMETVNAIVRKGAGIQKKGTLFSVLRDSGLVAVAIEPRSKIIAQLRREQMMLLPLGLLSALLIVAAIVVLSRRRLSPLGELKIGIERREFVVHYQPIIELKTGMCVGAEALVRWQRPSGYMMAPDLFIPLAEDSGLIFAITDQVVDAVVRDMKNILVMNRRLHIAINLSARDIKSGRILTVLGKALHDTGIHPQQIWLEATERGFMDISAALGTITKARQLGYTVAIDDFGTGYSSLAYLQGLPLDALKIDKAFIDTIGTDALTSSVTPHIIDLAKTLELKIVAEGIETQAQADYLVMREVDYGQGWLFAKALPAPAFLDFYQKNIAARAET from the coding sequence TTGAATCGTAAGCAGGTCATGATCTTTGCAACGCTGCTGGCGTTGGCCGGTGTAGCAGGCGCGTTAGCATTGACTTTTTTTGTGTCCTGGAATCTTGCGGTGAGCGCGGAGGAAGAGCGTCTTCAACTTTTTTCTCAACTCGCTCTTGACCGATCAACGATGACTTTCACCAGTGCGGCGAAGGCATTGCATAAGTTTGAGCATTTGTCAGTCAAACCATGTTCTGAAGACCATATCAGGCACATGCGCCTAGTGACGGTCACCACGCAAAACATTGAGGATATTGGATACATACCAAACGGTCTGCTGGAGTGTACTGCCGGTGGTCCCGCTCCCAATCATATAAAACAATATCCGGTTGACTTTACGCTCCCTGATGGCGTCGCGGTAAGCGTGGGCGTGACTCCTGAGTTCGGCGGCGACCAAACCATGACCAGCCTATATTACAAGTCGCACATGGTGCTGATTGCTTCCGGGCGATTTGCTGATGTCATTCTCGAACCCGACGTGCAATTGGCCGTGTTAACCTCGGCAGGTAAGTTACTTGGAACCCTGCACGATCCAGATATGGAAACGGTCAATGCGATTGTGCGCAAGGGTGCCGGAATCCAAAAGAAAGGTACCCTTTTTTCGGTACTTCGCGACTCCGGATTAGTGGCAGTGGCCATTGAGCCGCGTAGCAAAATAATCGCTCAATTGAGACGCGAGCAAATGATGCTGTTACCGCTTGGCTTGTTGAGTGCATTACTTATTGTCGCAGCCATCGTCGTTCTTTCGCGCCGAAGGCTGTCACCCTTGGGTGAATTGAAAATCGGGATTGAGCGACGCGAGTTTGTCGTTCACTATCAGCCGATAATAGAACTCAAAACCGGCATGTGCGTGGGCGCCGAAGCCTTGGTCCGATGGCAGCGACCAAGTGGCTACATGATGGCACCAGATCTTTTTATTCCGTTGGCAGAGGATAGTGGTCTGATTTTTGCTATCACCGATCAGGTTGTCGATGCAGTTGTTCGCGATATGAAAAATATACTTGTGATGAACCGCCGCTTGCATATTGCCATTAATCTTAGTGCGCGCGACATCAAAAGTGGGCGTATTTTGACGGTATTAGGAAAAGCTTTGCATGACACCGGCATACATCCGCAGCAGATCTGGTTAGAGGCAACAGAGCGTGGGTTTATGGATATCAGCGCTGCACTAGGGACGATTACGAAAGCGCGGCAGTTAGGATATACGGTGGCGATTGATGATTTCGGTACCGGTTATTCCAGTTTGGCGTACTTACAGGGCCTCCCGCTGGATGCGCTAAAAATTGATAAGGCGTTCATTGATACGATTGGGACCGATGCACTGACCAGCAGTGTAACGCCCCATATTATTGACTTGGCTAAAACCTTAGAGTTGAAAATTGTCGCCGAAGGCATCGAAACGCAAGCGCAGGCGGATTACCTTGTGATGCGTGAGGTTGATTACGGTCAGGGATGGCTATTTGCAAAGGCATTACCCGCGCCTGCGTTTCTGGATTTTTATCAGAAAAACATTGCGGCGCGAGCGGAAACATGA
- a CDS encoding DnaJ domain-containing protein has translation MKDYYAVLGTESNASISAIKNAYRKKASEFHPDRNTSPDAPAQFRQVQEAYDLLSDETKRSEYDENRRRSLLESPLETAQQIWTTYINKVLQ, from the coding sequence ATGAAAGACTATTACGCCGTTCTCGGCACCGAAAGTAATGCGTCGATTAGCGCGATAAAAAATGCTTACCGCAAAAAAGCCTCAGAATTCCATCCGGATAGAAACACGTCACCGGACGCACCAGCGCAATTTAGACAAGTACAAGAAGCCTACGATCTGTTGTCGGATGAAACCAAGCGCAGTGAATACGATGAAAATCGACGACGTAGTCTGTTAGAAAGTCCGCTCGAAACGGCGCAACAAATCTGGACCACCTACATAAACAAGGTTTTGCAATGA
- a CDS encoding 2Fe-2S iron-sulfur cluster-binding protein, whose protein sequence is MINAPPSRPLNKSAPLPLSQSFQVKVEPKGFAFESTRDVALLAAARNNGIILPSSCRNGTCRTCLCRMLSGRVRYDIEWPGLSADEKFDGYILPCVAHAESNLVIEAPLAMRVKTG, encoded by the coding sequence ATGATAAATGCGCCACCGAGTCGGCCTTTGAATAAGTCCGCGCCACTACCGTTGAGTCAATCATTCCAGGTAAAGGTAGAGCCAAAAGGCTTTGCGTTTGAGTCGACCAGAGATGTGGCGTTGCTAGCAGCGGCCAGAAACAATGGGATTATCCTGCCAAGCTCATGCAGAAACGGGACGTGTCGCACTTGCCTTTGCCGTATGTTGAGCGGGCGAGTTCGATATGATATTGAATGGCCGGGCTTGAGCGCTGACGAAAAATTCGACGGCTATATTCTTCCTTGTGTGGCCCATGCAGAATCGAATCTGGTGATTGAGGCTCCGTTAGCAATGAGGGTGAAAACGGGTTGA
- a CDS encoding SlyX family protein yields the protein MPHKTNHEIDSEERFVAIEIKIAHQEDLLDELNKLVYRQQQKIDQLETLCAALARLIKDARESSEQGQTPHERPPHY from the coding sequence GTGCCGCATAAGACAAATCATGAAATCGATTCAGAAGAGCGCTTTGTCGCCATCGAGATTAAGATCGCGCATCAGGAGGATCTGCTGGATGAGTTAAACAAGCTGGTCTATCGCCAGCAGCAAAAGATTGATCAGCTGGAAACCCTCTGCGCAGCGTTAGCCCGCTTGATTAAAGATGCGCGGGAAAGCAGTGAACAAGGTCAGACACCGCATGAACGGCCGCCGCACTATTGA
- a CDS encoding ankyrin repeat domain-containing protein yields MDERFTSAPSADANLDDATLNFAHEMFELARNGDSAKLSTLLTQGLPPNLRNHKGDSLLMLASYHGHIEAVRLLLAHKADPELRNNNGQTPIAGAAFKGDLPMIQLLLAHGADVEGASPDGKTALMMAAMFNRTEIVDFLLANGAKRNAVDANGVTPLAAAKMMGAPDTSAQLEKSSDM; encoded by the coding sequence ATGGATGAACGATTTACAAGTGCACCATCGGCAGATGCCAACCTGGATGACGCCACGCTGAATTTTGCCCACGAAATGTTTGAACTCGCCCGCAACGGCGATAGTGCCAAACTCAGCACGTTATTGACGCAAGGCTTGCCGCCCAATTTACGTAATCACAAGGGCGATAGCTTATTGATGCTGGCCAGCTATCACGGTCATATCGAAGCTGTCCGCCTGCTGCTTGCGCACAAAGCTGACCCGGAACTGCGAAATAATAACGGTCAGACGCCGATCGCCGGCGCGGCATTCAAAGGCGACCTGCCAATGATCCAACTTTTATTGGCGCACGGCGCCGATGTTGAAGGCGCTTCGCCGGATGGCAAGACGGCGTTGATGATGGCAGCCATGTTTAACCGCACAGAGATCGTCGACTTTCTGCTGGCGAACGGTGCTAAACGTAATGCAGTGGATGCCAACGGCGTTACGCCTTTGGCTGCGGCAAAAATGATGGGCGCGCCGGATACTTCGGCCCAACTCGAAAAATCTTCGGATATGTAA
- a CDS encoding pirin family protein, with amino-acid sequence MKTILGVLSAPRQHWVGDGFPVRSLFSFDTLDGHLNPFLLLDYAGPAEFAPTEHQRGVGQHPHRGFETVTIVYEGEVAHRDSTGNGGVIGPGDVQWMTAASGILHEEFHAPEFSKKGGAFEMVQLWINLPAKDKMAPPGYQGIINKDIPVVSLADDAGTMRVIAGEFNGAQGPAHTFTPINVWDVRLRQNSSTTLPIPTGHVAAVVVLHGTILVNGAEVAREAQVVLLDRDGDSVLLEANSDATLLLLSGAPLDEPVFAHGPFVMNTREEIVTAMQDFNSGRFGEIAPATS; translated from the coding sequence ATGAAAACAATTCTCGGTGTCTTGAGCGCTCCACGGCAGCATTGGGTTGGTGACGGCTTCCCTGTCCGGTCACTATTTTCGTTCGACACGCTCGATGGCCACTTAAATCCGTTCCTGCTTCTCGACTACGCTGGTCCTGCAGAGTTTGCACCAACTGAACACCAGCGCGGTGTCGGCCAGCATCCGCATCGTGGATTCGAGACGGTGACAATTGTCTATGAGGGCGAAGTTGCACATCGCGACTCCACCGGCAACGGCGGCGTTATCGGTCCCGGCGACGTGCAATGGATGACGGCGGCTTCGGGGATTCTGCATGAGGAATTCCACGCGCCTGAATTCAGCAAAAAGGGTGGCGCGTTCGAGATGGTGCAACTCTGGATCAACCTGCCCGCCAAGGACAAAATGGCACCGCCGGGATATCAGGGAATCATCAATAAAGATATTCCTGTCGTCAGCTTGGCGGACGATGCCGGCACGATGCGCGTCATTGCGGGAGAATTCAACGGTGCACAAGGTCCGGCGCATACCTTCACACCGATTAACGTGTGGGATGTGCGTCTGCGTCAGAACAGTAGCACGACACTCCCGATCCCGACTGGTCACGTCGCGGCGGTCGTCGTATTGCACGGGACGATACTGGTCAACGGCGCTGAAGTCGCGCGTGAGGCACAAGTGGTATTGCTTGATCGTGACGGTGACTCAGTGCTGCTGGAGGCGAATAGTGATGCGACATTGCTGTTGTTGAGCGGCGCACCGCTGGATGAGCCCGTATTCGCTCACGGCCCCTTCGTTATGAATACGCGCGAAGAAATTGTCACGGCGATGCAAGATTTTAACAGTGGACGGTTTGGCGAAATCGCACCAGCAACTTCATGA
- a CDS encoding oxidoreductase-like domain-containing protein, with protein sequence MPIKPIINDAAPTPPVQPNLDDCCASGCNPCIFDLYEEEMERYRARLQLWEAKNVVIAIKKIVKKSNVKKIVKSSKAR encoded by the coding sequence ATGCCCATCAAACCGATTATTAACGACGCGGCACCAACCCCGCCAGTCCAACCAAATTTGGATGATTGCTGCGCGAGCGGATGCAACCCGTGTATATTTGATCTCTATGAAGAGGAGATGGAACGCTATCGCGCCCGCTTGCAGCTTTGGGAAGCGAAAAATGTGGTGATCGCAATTAAAAAAATCGTTAAAAAATCCAATGTTAAAAAAATCGTAAAATCGTCTAAAGCCCGTTAA
- a CDS encoding aminoacyl-tRNA synthetase → MRMSDEEYFRSCVAKERRLAQLLGFENIEECYERAGTLLVNTDALPQWTRDWKACGPLIAAYCIPIQYGKDPAHEHGDAVISGAINVPLSDHPTKDRAIMFAVVKAVIALLEHAKCHQAK, encoded by the coding sequence ATGCGGATGAGCGACGAGGAGTATTTTCGGAGTTGCGTTGCCAAAGAGCGACGTTTGGCGCAATTGCTGGGTTTCGAGAACATCGAGGAATGCTACGAACGGGCCGGTACTTTGTTGGTCAATACCGACGCGCTACCACAATGGACGCGTGACTGGAAAGCCTGCGGACCATTGATTGCCGCCTATTGTATTCCCATCCAATACGGCAAAGATCCGGCGCACGAGCATGGTGATGCGGTCATCAGCGGTGCCATCAACGTCCCACTTTCCGACCATCCAACCAAAGATCGCGCCATCATGTTTGCTGTAGTGAAAGCAGTCATTGCATTGCTGGAGCATGCGAAATGCCACCAAGCCAAATAG
- a CDS encoding metallophosphoesterase, which produces MRSRVTVAIVFCLLAALHILIGWQILPALPVSTPMKWLGGGWLLSSFLLIPAGLLASFIKRQPLSDRLAWIGMLAMGMFSSLLMLTLLRTVILIVSGWFDVPAIHLSVITACAVPVLAIVSTLLGFFNARRLAKVVRVDIPISQLPRGLHGFTIAQISDIHVGPTIKRGYLNAIVTRVNTLGADVIAVTGDLVDGSVSRLASHTAPLADLKAQHGVYFVTGNHEYYSNANAWIAEVRRLGLTVLMNEHVVLDHQGESILLAGVTDFGAHHFDESHRSDPHLAMRGVKGNVGMRLLLAHQPRSAEAAADAGFDLQLSGHTHGGQFFPWNLFVPLQQPFTAGLNKLRNLWVYTSRGTGYWGPPKRIWAPSEITLLRLVSTK; this is translated from the coding sequence ATGCGATCACGTGTGACCGTTGCGATTGTTTTTTGCCTACTTGCGGCGCTGCATATTCTCATCGGCTGGCAGATATTGCCAGCGTTGCCCGTATCAACGCCGATGAAATGGCTCGGTGGCGGCTGGCTCCTGTCATCATTTTTGCTGATTCCTGCCGGGTTATTGGCGTCGTTTATTAAACGACAACCATTATCGGACCGGCTGGCCTGGATCGGCATGTTGGCAATGGGCATGTTTTCGTCGCTACTGATGCTGACGTTGTTGCGCACAGTCATCCTGATAGTGTCGGGATGGTTTGATGTTCCCGCTATCCATTTATCCGTAATCACTGCTTGCGCTGTGCCAGTACTGGCTATTGTTAGTACCTTGCTGGGCTTTTTTAATGCGAGAAGGTTAGCCAAAGTGGTACGAGTAGATATACCGATTAGCCAACTTCCACGTGGTTTGCATGGATTTACGATTGCCCAGATTAGCGATATTCACGTGGGCCCGACGATCAAGCGCGGTTATCTGAACGCGATTGTCACACGCGTCAATACTTTGGGCGCAGATGTGATTGCGGTAACCGGTGATCTGGTGGATGGCAGCGTCAGTCGACTGGCATCGCATACAGCGCCATTAGCGGATCTAAAAGCGCAGCATGGCGTTTATTTTGTGACAGGAAATCACGAATATTACTCAAACGCGAATGCGTGGATCGCAGAAGTACGGCGGCTTGGATTAACAGTGTTGATGAATGAGCATGTGGTGCTTGATCATCAGGGCGAATCGATTCTTTTGGCCGGTGTGACCGATTTTGGCGCGCATCATTTTGACGAATCGCATCGCAGCGATCCGCATCTGGCCATGCGCGGCGTTAAGGGTAATGTGGGTATGAGGCTACTTCTCGCGCATCAGCCACGCTCGGCAGAAGCCGCCGCTGATGCCGGTTTTGATTTGCAGTTGTCCGGCCATACGCATGGCGGACAGTTTTTTCCCTGGAATTTGTTTGTACCTTTGCAGCAGCCGTTCACCGCCGGCTTGAACAAGTTGCGCAATCTCTGGGTATATACCAGTCGCGGAACCGGCTATTGGGGCCCACCGAAACGGATCTGGGCACCCTCCGAAATTACGCTTTTGCGATTGGTATCGACTAAATAA
- the folE gene encoding GTP cyclohydrolase I — MPTDHSSETSGEPISARIRARIEKAGVRFHANDNIASFIKDGELEALQAEVQSKLSGVLQSLVIDIESDHNTQDTARRVAKMYIQEVFKGRYQAPPPVTEFPNVEQLNELMIVGPITVRSACSHHFCPIMGKVWIGVMPNEHSNLIGLSKYARLIEWVMGRPQIQEEAVSQVAQLLMEKLKPDGLAIVMEADHFCMSWRGVKDTDAKMINSVMRGSFLSDANLRREFLALITKRG, encoded by the coding sequence ATGCCAACTGACCACTCTTCAGAAACAAGCGGCGAGCCGATTTCAGCGCGTATCCGTGCGCGTATCGAGAAAGCCGGCGTCCGCTTTCATGCTAACGATAATATTGCCTCGTTCATCAAGGATGGCGAACTAGAGGCATTACAAGCCGAAGTGCAGAGCAAGCTTTCCGGGGTTCTGCAAAGCTTGGTGATTGACATCGAAAGTGACCACAATACGCAAGATACCGCGCGTCGCGTTGCCAAAATGTACATTCAAGAAGTGTTTAAGGGGCGCTATCAAGCGCCGCCGCCAGTGACTGAGTTTCCCAACGTTGAACAACTCAATGAGCTCATGATCGTTGGCCCGATTACCGTGCGCAGCGCCTGTTCGCATCATTTTTGTCCGATTATGGGCAAAGTCTGGATCGGCGTGATGCCCAATGAGCATTCCAACCTGATTGGCCTGTCCAAATATGCGCGGTTAATCGAATGGGTCATGGGCCGACCACAAATTCAGGAAGAAGCCGTATCGCAAGTTGCGCAACTGCTGATGGAAAAACTGAAACCGGATGGACTCGCCATCGTGATGGAAGCCGATCATTTCTGTATGAGTTGGCGCGGCGTCAAAGATACCGATGCAAAGATGATCAATAGCGTTATGCGTGGCTCGTTCTTGAGCGACGCTAATTTACGGCGCGAATTTCTAGCTCTGATAACCAAGCGAGGATGA
- a CDS encoding BLUF domain-containing protein, which produces MLVRLIYASTASELVNHEMIEKILEVSRKNNPANGVTGVLCYGDNIFVQALEGGREQINNLYARLQQDPRHTKLILLDYSEIEARQYSGWTMSKIRLDRINLSLLLKYSATPTLNPYVVSGCTTVALLEELAATGCFSSRD; this is translated from the coding sequence ATGCTAGTCCGTTTGATTTACGCCAGTACGGCCAGCGAATTGGTCAATCACGAGATGATTGAAAAAATTCTTGAGGTGTCCCGTAAGAACAATCCTGCCAATGGTGTGACAGGCGTGCTTTGCTATGGTGACAATATATTTGTACAGGCGCTGGAAGGCGGTCGCGAGCAAATCAATAACTTATACGCACGTTTGCAACAAGACCCGCGCCATACCAAACTAATCTTGCTCGACTATTCAGAAATTGAAGCGCGTCAGTATTCAGGCTGGACCATGAGCAAAATCCGCCTGGATCGCATCAATCTATCGTTATTGCTAAAATATTCAGCAACGCCAACACTCAATCCTTATGTTGTGTCGGGCTGCACGACAGTTGCATTACTTGAAGAATTGGCCGCTACGGGATGCTTTTCTTCCCGCGACTAG
- a CDS encoding TIGR01777 family oxidoreductase → MRILITGGTGLIGRRLCQALLQADHDITVLSRQPDTVKDKCGAAVRAFGSLDEWKSEETFDAIINLAGEPIVDARWTEERKELLWRSRIRLTEDLVKRIDASHQKPSVMLSGSAVGFYGDGGDNTFDESSPTSTDFGATLCASWEETAQKATAMGVRVCLLRTGLVLDRSGGILGKMLLPFKLGLGARLGDGHQWMSWVHIDDYVAMVLVLLHHTHASGPFNMTAPEPVTNRVFTEKLARALHRPAIFVAPAFVMRLALAERAYLLLGGQKVIPTQITGLGYRFLHAKLEDALQDLLG, encoded by the coding sequence ATGCGGATTTTGATAACCGGAGGAACCGGTCTGATTGGAAGGCGTTTATGCCAGGCATTGCTTCAGGCCGATCACGACATTACCGTCCTAAGCCGTCAACCTGACACGGTAAAGGACAAATGTGGCGCAGCGGTTCGCGCCTTTGGATCGCTCGATGAATGGAAAAGTGAAGAAACTTTTGACGCAATCATCAACTTGGCAGGCGAGCCGATTGTCGATGCGCGCTGGACCGAGGAGCGCAAAGAATTGCTTTGGCGCAGTCGTATCCGACTGACTGAAGATTTGGTCAAGCGGATAGACGCCAGCCATCAAAAACCATCTGTTATGTTGAGTGGATCGGCGGTCGGTTTCTATGGCGACGGTGGTGACAATACGTTCGATGAGTCCAGCCCGACGTCTACCGACTTTGGTGCGACGTTATGCGCATCATGGGAGGAAACTGCGCAAAAAGCCACTGCCATGGGCGTGCGGGTTTGTCTGTTACGAACCGGTTTGGTGCTGGATCGCTCGGGCGGTATTCTGGGGAAAATGTTGCTGCCGTTCAAGTTGGGTTTGGGTGCGCGTTTGGGTGATGGACATCAATGGATGAGTTGGGTCCATATTGACGATTATGTGGCGATGGTGCTCGTATTGTTGCATCACACGCATGCATCCGGCCCATTTAACATGACGGCACCGGAACCAGTCACCAACCGCGTTTTTACCGAAAAACTCGCCAGAGCATTGCACCGCCCCGCCATTTTTGTCGCACCCGCATTCGTCATGCGGCTGGCGCTGGCAGAGCGGGCCTATTTGTTATTAGGCGGACAAAAAGTGATACCGACGCAGATAACAGGATTAGGCTATCGCTTTTTACATGCAAAGCTAGAAGACGCTTTGCAAGACCTGCTGGGTTAA
- a CDS encoding 2OG-Fe(II) oxygenase, whose protein sequence is MLTSISDQTSLPTAINNQIASISSIGQIVDDLVARGWSQQCDFLPPSVVLALAAECRTRADNGKLTAAGVGRGAGQAIRDGVRGDHIQWLEAGQSVDCDHYLRVMDTLRQELNLALYLGLDAYETHFALYPPGAFYQKHVDRFRDDDRRTVSVVLYLNQDWLPEHGGALRLYPEGEPPQDILPLAGSLALFMSGDMAHEVLPATRERLSLTGWFKRR, encoded by the coding sequence ATGCTAACTTCCATCTCCGATCAAACGTCTTTGCCGACTGCCATTAACAATCAGATTGCTTCGATCAGTTCAATTGGTCAGATCGTCGACGATTTGGTCGCCCGTGGCTGGTCACAGCAATGTGATTTTTTGCCTCCGAGTGTGGTTTTGGCGCTTGCGGCCGAATGCCGTACACGCGCCGATAACGGTAAGCTAACGGCTGCCGGTGTTGGGCGTGGCGCAGGTCAGGCTATACGCGATGGCGTGCGTGGTGATCATATTCAATGGCTGGAAGCTGGTCAATCGGTGGATTGTGATCATTACTTGCGCGTCATGGACACGCTCCGGCAAGAGTTGAATCTGGCACTGTATCTTGGGTTGGACGCGTATGAAACGCACTTTGCCTTGTATCCACCGGGGGCGTTTTATCAGAAGCATGTAGACCGTTTTCGCGATGACGACCGCCGCACTGTTTCGGTCGTGCTGTATCTCAATCAAGACTGGTTGCCGGAACATGGCGGGGCTTTACGTCTTTATCCGGAGGGTGAGCCGCCGCAAGACATTTTGCCGCTGGCTGGCAGTCTGGCATTGTTTATGTCTGGTGACATGGCGCATGAAGTTTTGCCGGCAACCCGTGAACGTTTATCACTGACGGGATGGTTTAAGCGTCGCTAG